CCCACTATCTAGTTTTCTAAAGGTCTATTTCGATGTAGTGTTTTGGAGGCCAAAGGTAAAGGGGGAGTGGGTTTTGTGATACGAAGCCACGAATCTAGACTCGTAGCAGGCGGCGGTCGGTGCACCTTCGATGAGCATGTCACCGGAGCAGAATTGAGAGTTGTATGGGAAGGCATAGTGCATGCGAGGTGTGTATCGTGAGCAAATAGTATCTACTTGAAAGGCGACTCGGCCACGATGATTGATTGGATTCAAAGTCAGCACGACAATGACGATTAGCACCCGCTGATTCGGGACATCTGCAATATTGTCGGGGGAGTTTGTCGCTTTCCGAGCCATTCATGTTTTTCGGAAAGTGAATAAAGTCACCGACTGAGTTGCTTCTAATGCTGTGCATCACTCGGAAGAATTTCTTTAGGAGTGTCCCAACCCCCCCCCCATTCTCTTGTTGGATTGTACTGGGTGCACCCATGCTCATAATGTGCGAGTCACcgatgtatcaaaaaaaaaaaaaaaaaaactttaggtCGAGCATGGAATGCATATGGCAGCAACAATGCAATCAACCATACCATACAGGCCAAAGCTGACTCAGACGCAACTTGATGTTTCAACCCCATTGACTTGAGCTCAGTAACCTTGGAGCTCAGTTGGGTTGCACGGCTCTACAGATTAATGTTTTGTTATTTACTATGTTTTTTCTATTTTGCTATATCCCCTTTCTGTCTTTTGGTGTTTCAGGTCACATGCAAAAGCTCAATTTACTAACTTGTATTCAGAACTTCAGAAGTTGATTTCTTGAACCATATTTTGGCTAATAAATGTTGATGAGTAAAACTCATGCAGTCAGTCTTTATTGTGAGCATTACGAACAACAGTCTTTGATACTCTTTCtaccttattttattttttctgggAAGAAAGAAGTTTGATAATCTGCTTTTCGCCTTGGTTGTAGTGTGGAAATGGTTCAAGGCTGTTGCATGGATTCAATTCGGTAATCTTGAAATCACGGTATCATGATTAATTTGgggaaagaaatagaaaagtttGCTGCATGCCAAAAATGATGCCACGATTACTAACAGAAAGGCAGAggcataatttataattatgaaAATAAGATCTAACTTACACAGATACTACATTATAACAAGGCAGAGACATAATTTAGAATTATGAAAATAAGATCTAACTTATATTGTACAGATATTTCATTATAACCAAGTCATGCTGTTTTTCTGGCCCCAGTATCCCACTGTTTACGTGTTAACAGTTTCCTGTGCTTGTCCATGTCCATTAGAGGCATCACCCTGAGATGGTACAAGTGTTGGAAACTTTAGGATGTCAATGGAGATATGTGCATCAATTTCATAGTACCAACTAACAACAGAATTTAGTGCTAACACTCACCACATTTGACAACTGGTCTCTTATAAAGTACATGGACTTCAACATTGTTTCCAGAGTGTCCTTTGCTAACTGGAATTTAACTTCTGTTTCTCCTGATAGAGATTGAGTATCACCTTGAAGCTGCACAAAAATACACTCTGAGCAGGTTAGCACAatccatcctttttttttaactctcAATCGTAGAAATTTCcacttttcattttctttgttcCCTTATAACTTTTCTCAAATATCGCTGTGGTTTATAAAAACAAGCCTTAACCAATGCTAATGATTGTGAAACCATTCATACATAACAGAGTTAAGCATGtgagacaatcgcactcaaacataaaaagaagaataaggtTTGGTAGTAGCCTCGCACATACTAGTTAGGAGGTTGTGTTCCAAAACGACAGCATATTAACCTAGACACACCTTCCGGTGTGAGTAGATAAACAAAAGAGTAGACATACGCATCCAGTTGTATTCGAATAGTTCTCTGCAACTAAATAATGAATATGCCAATGGACAATTTTATATCTGGAGGCAGCAATTTTGACCCCTGAAACAGTAGTAGTCCATGCCTCAGTGAAGCCAGCAAAATGTATTTTTGTCATTTTATATTTGTTTGATGTTAGAAATCAGATCAATTCTTTGGTCCTTATTGAAGTACATTGAACACTGATTAATAACAAAAGCTTTAGAAGTTGTTCAACTACCTTCAGATTAATAATAGCAGCATGCTCAGTGGAATCTTGATTTTGATTTGCCATATTCCATGTCATTGCCTTTAAACGGGGTAAAGAAACCTGAAAACATTAAAAACAAAAAGTTAAGCTTCGAATTGCTTAATTCATAAATTGTTCAACATGGCTAGTCTTTGATTTGCAAAGGAACACCAGCTCATTCATTCTTTTAGGTTTTATTAGATAATGTTAGTTATCAATCAAACAAGCAAACGATGCTTAGCAAAATGAAAGGGCAAAAAGGAATAGAGTGTTGGGAGTTGTCTGTTAAAAAGGACTGCCACCAACTCTTGCAAAAAACTCCAGAGAACCCAGGATGGataatttatattcatataaaacaaaaatcagaccTGATCCTTAAGAACATCTCCTCGCCATTCTCTTTGAAACTTCTGCAACAGCAATGTGAGCAACCTTTGCAATTCAGGTAAGACCTCTTGTGGGAACAACTTCTGAATCTCGTCCTTGGTAATATTTTCATAGACGCACCTGCGTATCAACATGCGGAGGCATACCAAAAGCTGCATAGGAAATAGTAAGCCATAAAGTTACAAATTGGCCCAATGATACAAAGATTTATATAGTTTATGCAAGTCTGCTGGCTCAGCATATGATATGGCTGTGAAAGGATGTCTGCATAAAATCATCACCCTATTATATGTGTGGGTCCATGTGGGCTGCAAACAATCTGAGCTGTCATGAACAGCCTGGATTGGCTCCAAAATGACTCGTTTGAGCTTGTCCCAGCTAAAACCAGGAATGAGTTGagctcaaacagattttagataTTGGCTCCTAAACAAGCTGGTGCCTGAACATTGAATGCTTGCAAAAATACATTGAAGTTCATCTCGACTCGATAAGAAGCTTGGCTCAGAGCTCATAAGACCAGAGCTTGAACAGCTTTTGTAAAGCTCTGTCAAGCTTGAGATGAGCTCACCAGACCTGCCACATAGTGATCCGAGCCTGAGCAGCCCATTACTTGGTTCAGCTTGCTCGTTCACACTCCTAGGTCCATATCCTAACCTCTACTTAGAATTTTTTCCATTCCTACTGTTCCATGCACAAGATACAAAACCTTCAGGCAGCAAAACTCTGAATTTTTACAAATGACTATCACATTTTGCATCTACCAATAGGCAACAATATATGAGCAAAACAGAAAGCAAAACACATTATAGTAAAAGCATGGACAAATAAGCTCCACTGCAAGTAATTAATACTTCAAATAAAGCATGAGTAGTTgtggaataaaaaaataatacttcCTTCTAGCATTTCaatcattcatgcatgaagcatGCTGCTAGCACCAACAAACATGTGGCTCAATATGTTATAGCAACATAATTGACATATAAACTCTGAATTGCAGATGAGATAGATAATCTCACAGAAGAACcagccaaaagaaaaaaaacagttCCTAGTCCCAACTGAATTTTGAGCTTGATCATATCAAACAATTCATACAGAACTCGGAATAAGTGTTTGATACAAGTATTTCATCATGAAATTCTGCATTTAAAAAGGTGAACTCACTGCTTTAGAAGCGTAGATATATGGTATCTCAACCAATTTGCATTCAAATATCTCATAGACCTTAGGGAAATGCCTAGCTTGTATTACAAATCGACCACTATTTTCTACCAATTGGATCACCATATAAAGAAAGACCAATATCaataattttctgaatttctatCCAAGCATAGGTGTTCTAGGAAagcaacaagcaaatataatagACCTTTTGTCTGTATCTTTTAAATGAAGAGGGAAGCATAAGTCTGTCCTTTTCTTATATATTATGTTTTAGAATGAATAAATAGGTTGCTTACATGGCTACTGCAAGGCAATCTCTTTTGTTTTCTGTCGAACATCTATTTATGTTGCTGTTCACCTAAAAAAAACTTCAATCATATTTTGAACATCCAAAGTCTGATGCATCAGCGATAATACCTTCTATTTTCTTGAAGTGCCAAAAACCAATCTAACATCAACTGTCAAATTCAATGCTGCAATATAAGGCCTTCAATTATTGAACTTTCAACAGAAGCAAAATGAAAGGACATGTAGCGTTTTGTAGGGGAATTGGAAAATGCCACCTATATCAGTACTGGAAATATTTGGGAATATAATGTTTATCCTGATGTGTCAGCGTACAAAGGCTTCCAACCACTTATAGGCACTTTATAGGTGTACACTAACACAACCTCCATGCTAGTGATAATTGGGTTAGCATTTTGAGGTGAACTTTAGTCAACAAATAAAGCTTTAAGTTTCATAAATCTAATACAAAAATATACCAAACCTTTAAAGTATAGAGTTATGCTATATTCATCTAAATGGCGAGAGAACAACGCAAACGTTTCGATTTGAAATTCATTATCTTGTTCAGTGAATTGTTGCAAGAATTTATAGTCATACTAACTGCATTCACAGAATAAACTTGTGGTCTGCAATAATGGAATTATGGATCTTGTCTTGATACATTCCACAACAATCACATATAGCTCTATTAGATAAAATGACAATATCGTCATGACGAGTTCTTTCCACAGGAAAAGCATGCCATACAATTGATGCATTATGGCAATCACATCACTATTTAGAATCTTTTACTCAATGCTAATCAAACAGTTAGATCCACTTCTTATTTCAGTTTCCATGATGTTGAAGGCTTTCCATGCTTTGATGAATTTACACTGAAGTAGAATTTAATGCCAAATTACTATTAATAGCTTAAGGAACAGAAATTTCACAAGCCAATTGTCAGATTGACACTAGCTTTGCATAGAATCAAAGCAACAATCCAACGACAATTATTCAAGCCTAGccaaaagagaaaaatagaaaTTTCATTAGCATTTTCTTTAAAAACAAATTGTGGTATGTTAAGAAGGCCTTCCTACTATATATAGGACATGATGACTAAAACACCTAGACCTAAATGTAACAGTGgagaatataaaaaaaagtatACTTTTGTATACTTAAAAACTGATCATAATATTATCAATGTCTATGCTAGTCCAAATTTGCTGTTTGGTCAACTACTAAATCCAACTAATGCCTTTTACAGAGGCACTCTAAAAGCATAAATTTTAAAGTTGACAGTCCTAACATATAGCAATTGTTGCAATTTATAGCTGAAGTACGACAATTGTATTGAATTTTATCAAATGAACCGCACCATCAACCGACATTGTTGTTCATTCTGGGGTATTCTTAATAACACTTAGTAGATGGTTCTTTCCAGCAATGACTAAACACCATTTCCTCTTACAAACCCAATATGACGTAGAAAACTAATATACCAAGCAAGACTCATGACGTACGCAAATATGTGAAGACAGAGGCTTGTTAATTCCAGCTCAGAGCATTTATCTTGACAGAGCAACTACCATCCTTAATTTGGGCGATACCTAAAACTTTTACCTACCCCTACAGTATTGTAAGCCTTTTTGCTTTCACATATTCCTTCCTTGAAGCCTCAGCCCTCACACACATATACCACTCCACATGAATCTTCCCGCTTTGACTTCATTCTAAATCTCTATAAACATAAAACCAATCAACATAACATGGAcattaattttcattgaaaCATTAGTATCCTTCTGTTTTCCAATTTCATTGTCACAGCTTTACCGGTGTTTTTAAATTGTTATCCTTCAAAATTATTTATCATCCAATTCTAGCATCCATCAGTAGGGGtgtaaatgggtcgggtcgggtcgggtcgggtcctgagTGACCCCGATCTGATCCGGTTTTTtattcgggtcctaattttggacccagatctgacccggttgaagatcgggtcgggtcgggtccgaatcggattcgggtccgagtcgggtcagtccgaatcggatccactttctttgtgcttttgggaaaagatttgggcaaatctaatttggtcatatcataattatgaggtgctgggtgacccatgacttgaaagacttgcaattgacacttcagtcagaacagatgacccatgacttactaactaagtcggtctacaagccaaatttcatatcacactattttttatctatatgattgattggacggaacttggtgtctcctagctcccctctcacgaggacaaaaaaaaatcccagaccttcttccaaaatccaattccattgcagaaaacaggcacatgacccatattcagctcagtgttccctcactttctcccttcaaaagttaaaagaaacaaaaaccaaaaaacataaggaaaaaaaaaagccagctaccgagacaccagaggtatcaacaatgtaatagatcgagagagaatcctgatgggccgaggttcctttggattttatgaacctatgcttgttgctatccTTCCACGGTTGAACCCTACTCCCCTTAGGCCTTAGggcttttctcctcctcctctctctctctctctctctctctctctctctctctctctcttttcgggtccattcgggtcgggtcggatccgttcagtaaacccagacccgacccagaaaatgattcgggtccaattttaggacccgacccagacccgcgggtcctaaaattcgggtcgggtcgggacCATGACTATTACATTTCCATCAATAACACTATCATTAGCAGACAGCAAACACTATGAGTCACTGCAAGCATCAATAGTTAGTTCGTTAAATCAGTTGTgctaaatttgaaaaattatgTAAAAGAATAGGTATTCTGGCCATCATATCATGATCAAATcaataaagaaattaaaaaaatccagaaaatatttcaaatttatGTAATGATTTAAAATATACTAAAACAGGTCAACCAACTGTAGACTAAAATAACAATTTTGTACTTCCAAACTCCATATGAAGATTGGCATGCTTACATAATGCAATTGTTaataaaatttgaataaaaattttggaagagtaTATTAACTAAGCAAAAAAGCCCTCACATGtctctaatattttaaaatttagaatGTCTCTTATCATATAACAAAAAAATCAGCACCtacctatattatttttaaaagcaTTTGTTAGAATCTTCAAACTTGCATTTAGACATCTAGATCTAAAGCTATCCTTACAATTCCTTGTCAACAACCAAACATACCAACTTAGAAATTCGAGCAGACATATCTGGGGCACTATCTTGTATAATGATCATTCCACACATAGGATAGAATGAGGAAATCCAATATATGCAATGTTTTCTTAAGTGACCCTTGCTTTAAAAATACGACATCCAATTCAGTAGCcattctgaaaaaaaatatcTAACAATGGTATAAATTTACTCATCACAGAAAACCACGACTTCTTCAAACCAActcaaggttttaaatattgTAGGATGGTACAATCCCGATTTTTCCCAGTTCTCCCGAACACGGGATTGTGGAGCTCTCGTCCTAGTCCATTTCCTGACTCATCCTGATCCAATACTCCGGACAGCAGGACACCATGCCATCGCACCAGCATTTAAAAATCTTGGACCAactaatataaatttattaagtaCCATACAACAAAGCATCAAAGTTTTCCATGTCAATACTATACTACAGCTAACAAATTGCAATTCCTTGTCCCTTGTTCTATTCCACAACATCTTTTACTTTTCCCTTCTTCAGAAGCTGATCTTACCTCCTCATTTGACACTAGAATTAAGGCCATTATCATGGCAACATGACCTAAagtaattttcttaataaagtgcATATATATCGAGTTATCAATGCTCTCAGAGGATCTACTTGTCCTCACAGACCTCATGAAAACTAATGATAAAAGTAGTGGTGTTTCTTATGATCCTCCAACCACTTAGCTTTCTTTATTGGTATTTCATCTAATATGCTGCTCTTACTTCTCTTAATGTTTGCACTTCTTATGGATCCTGGAAATATTAATGAATATgttcttctatttttctgtctattctaaacttctttcaatttcaTGATTTTGCCTTACTGGTATTTCTTATGATCCTCCAACCACTTAACTTTCGTTATTGGTAGTTTCACCTAATATGTTTCTCTTACTTCTCTTTCATGTTTGCACTTCTTATGGATCCTagaaatattaataaatatgtTCTTCTATTTTCCATCTATCCTAAACTTCTTTCAAATTCATGACTTCGCCTACCCTTTCGATAGCCTTAGTTTTCGTTAAGGACCTAAGCTCACGAGGATTTCACAAATGTTTTCGAAAGCCTGCACTCTTTTCTACATGAGAAATGATGAAGAAATTTTAACAAAGTGATTTGCTACTATAATCATGATCATTATCATGGCAATAGG
The DNA window shown above is from Phoenix dactylifera cultivar Barhee BC4 unplaced genomic scaffold, palm_55x_up_171113_PBpolish2nd_filt_p 000074F, whole genome shotgun sequence and carries:
- the LOC120104673 gene encoding COMM domain-containing protein 9-like, producing the protein MQLLVCLRMLIRRCVYENITKDEIQKLFPQEVLPELQRLLTLLLQKFQREWRGDVLKDQVSLPRLKAMTWNMANQNQDSTEHAAIINLKLQGDTQSLSGETEVKFQLAKDTLETMLKSMYFIRDQLSNVGDASNGHGQAQETVNT